The Arachis ipaensis cultivar K30076 chromosome B03, Araip1.1, whole genome shotgun sequence region ttttcaccACCATCACTCCTACGCACTACCACTCCATCACTATCTCCATCACTCTACTCACTGTCACCCATCACCATCTGTTCatgaatttaacaaaaaaaaaatcaaccttCAACAACAATCtcaataaatcaaaatcaaaataacaatTCATCACCAAAACCATTaacattaacaaaaaaaaaaaaagaaaatcatcatcatcatcatcgacaAGACTCAGAACCAAAAacaaaactcataactaaaattcttcttcttccattaatAAAACTCATCCAactacaataataaaaaattctcaaATTCATCTTCAATTACAAGAACCAAAAATCCATAAATCTAATTATCAAGAATAGTTAACAAAACTCAAATGAATTGTTTGTGACCCCCTTCGATAGAGCTGAAGGTTCTGATCCCTCTGAAACCCTTGTTGCATTTGGATTTGAATATGTAAAGTGAATGGttatacatatatttttaaatatatatataataaaatcagaagaaagaagaaaacaaagattAAGTTTTTTTTGGTTCAATTTTTGTTTGTATCTAGCATTCCTGAAGGTTACGCATCTTCTTGGTGGCTGATTTTGAAGGTGCTGTCTTATTACCAGAGGTAGAGACATTGCTGGAGGACGCGAGGAACAcgaccaccacccaccaccttcCCAACGACGACGAGGAACACGAGAGCGAGGGCGAGGGCCAGACGTGTCGCGGCGAGGCGAGGGAGAGTTGCGGCGAGCCTAGGGCACGAGTCGCGACGAGGCTAGGACGCAAGTCGCAGCGCTGTGAGGGCGAGGGCCTAGCGACGGCGAGCTTCCTTCTCTCTGCTTCtcgggttaagtacgattttggttcttAAGGTATAGGCCGAAAATTTTTTTCGTTCCCAAccttttttttgcatacaaaatcgttatttttacttaaatattaaaattttggaccaaattatccataacaaaaaaattataaaataagaaaaaagaaaaaataagagaaagagagtGTTTCTGCTCCTGCGaagggagaaagaaagaagagagggaaagggaagaagaagaagaaactgtCCACGATCCATCTCTGCCTCTGCTTTTGCCGTCACCTCCAtacgattttgtatgcaaaaaaaggttttggacgaaaaaaattttcagcctATACCTTAGAGagcaaaatcatacttaacccccGCTTCTCTCTCTCTGGGTTTTTGTTTCTCTCTCTAAGACGATTTTATCcgaaagacgattttaaaactatgTTGAACTTTAAGgatgattttgtatgcaaaaaaaggttagagatgaaaaaaattttcaacctaaACTATAGGGacaaaaatcgtacttaaccctaaaaagAATAATGCTACATATTCAAGTCTTTTTATGAACTAAATCCaaccaaattaaataaaaaaacttaaaataatattagtcataactaatttttattatattagacTAACTTGGTTAACAAAAAAACTTGAATGTGTAGtattattcttataaaaaataTCCCCTAATATTTAATTGTATTCAATTTTATTCTTAACATTTTCGGTTTGTATCAAAATTACCCAATTTCATCTGAAATATTGGAGGCAAAATTGAAAACGTTTAGAGATAgttttaaaacaaataaaaaatgttGAAGGACAAAACTAAATAAATCGAAAACGTTAGagataaaattgaataaaattaaacattatgaatatttaaaaaaaattacaaatcttaaaaaataaaaaatatactttatcctaaaaTCTAATCGTGGTAAAATGTGACAACAGCAACTCAACCGTGTTTCAtggattttatattatttatgttaaaataataaaatatttggatcacatttttttaatttttaagggaattaaaaagtaaataaattgataaataataataatttaatcatcTTTAATTTTTGTAACTTTGTTAGAGGGACTTTGATGCTAAGAAAGAAAAAGACGCCGGTTTATCAACGAAATTTTACAGGGCAACTTAAAATCCCCTAGCATTTCTCGATATATAAGCGGCTAAGCGCATGTTCAGATCTTGTGAGATACGGGAGAAAATAATTGTAAGAAAAAAAGATCGCGGGGCTGAACATTGCCAGTTGCCACTGGGAACAACGTTATTTAACGGATTAACAAAGAGAACGAACTTTCTTGCATTCATCACTGTTCAGCAAAATACATTCAAAAGCTAATCTCAAATCTGAGAAACCTCTTAGAATTAACAACCATGTCCAAGGAAAATGAGATAAACATCACGGGCAACCATGCCTCCCAAGACACACCCCTAAGCTCCCACCCCGTCAACGTCAAGTAGCTCTTAGGCATCAGCAAACCTGTGAGTTAAATTTAAGTGCAAAAGTCAGCTCCCAGCGAACAATGTGGAAATTGAAAAAGCAATTGACACCACGGCGTACACGTTAAGAAACATAGATTATGAAAATCTTACCCAAGCTCAGAGAGCTTAAGGTGTGCCTCAGCGTAATCAGCAAAGAATGCATCTTCATCCTGAAATCCGTCAAATGAGAAAATAGTGGTTACATACTACTCAATAGTACCATACTACTATCATAAACATCATCGTATGGTCAGATAATTTCAAGTTAATGTGATGCAAATGAATGCCTCAATATACATACCGCAGCATATTTCTCAACAAGAGGGCGGAATACAGGGTCACTCAagagtgccttatcacttggcAACTGAAGGAGTCCTTCCTTCTCACCACTCAAAAGCTCCCTGCAAAATGATCAAGACATTAATAACAAATTTTGTTGAAGAAACCAACAGAAAGAGCATCATCAAAGATAATCCACACTCACTTGAAGTAAGAGTTGTCAAAGATGAGGGGATTGCTTGTCCAAGGACCTTCAAAGCCAGAACGCTCCTTGTGTGCAGCTCCCTACAATAATATTTGGCCAAACCAGTCAATAGCAGTACGAAAATTTCCTTTCTCACAATCACATGAAACTAATAATCTAATGTGACTAAAAATACATAAAATCCAAGGGAGGAGGAAAAATACATACAAGAGTGTGACCACCAGACAGGGCAACAATATCCTGATCACTTAGTCCCATAGCCTTGCCAAACACGTCCCTCAAGTGGTCGGATCCTGCACCacagaaaaaatcaaacaacttAGATAAACACTAAGAAAACCTTATAAACAATTACGAACTACCACATTACAAGTCCAAGATACGTACCCTTAGTTGCATCGGGCAAGCGACCCTCGGGTGGTGGCTCAGGCTTGTCCTGATTTTAAAgcaataatattaaatattaattaccaCAGTCAACAGAATTTCCagattgaaagaaaaacaaacgcATACCAAATTGTTCCTTCAAAACATCAAATAAATCTAAGTAACAGATTTCTTTTCCAGAAAAACAAATAAGGGAAAACGAACCTTATCAAATAATTTCAACAAACACAACAATTTATCGccaaaacaaaatatattaaaaGGTAAATTTAACCAAAAAGTAGTAACAGTAGATAATTTCACTATCATATTGATATTGCTATGATGATataaaatcatgaaaaataatacAATGATCATTTTAAACTAaagtatattttaaataaaaaagagaaggaaaaaaaggTATAAAGGAATACACAAGGTAGAATACCTCTCTTCCAGGGTGGAATGGAATTTCAGGTCCACCAGTGATCTCAACAGCAACTACACCGGCCAACTGCGTCAACACACAACGCAAAATATTAAACACAACATCGAAAAACTAAGAGTAAATTTTAAATACCACAACATTTCAGATCCAAAGAAAATAACAATCAACACTGGCCATACCTGGTAAAAGTCAGCGTAGGACAACGTAGGGAATTGCTCCTTGATCGGCTCCAAAAGCCTCACAGCGATGTCGAGTCCAGCGTTGGCGCCATGAGCAAGCTCGGATGGATGCTTAATGGTTCCGAATGGACCTCCACTCTTTGTAGCCACATCAAAAGTTCCGGCAGAGTGCCATCTACAAAAACATAAAGTCACGTTTGGACACAGATTTTCATTACAACCTATTTTGAAGTCAGAATAAGCTTATCCAAGCACAGAATAAGCATATACAACATGCAAAACTAAGATCGGCGAAGAAAACAACGATCGACTAAGAATGGAGAAGGTGCAAGGAAACATACGCTAAACGGAGCATCAAAGGAGCACATCGCTTCTCAGCAATGAAACCTCTGAGCTTCTTCTTCGCCTTCTCAACGGCCTTCTGGTAATCAGCACTAACGGTTGGGTAAGATTTCCCCATGGCTTGACGTTCTGAAcacaaaaacaaccaaaagattAGGTCAACACGTAGATCTAAGCTCGCAGATCCTGGAAAAAATTCAGCTCAGACAACGAAGGTGATCGAAAATTCGAAATGAACCTTGAAATCTGACGAGTGAGAGCGAAAAAAGGAGCGGTTTAACCTAAAGACACGAGGAGAGCACAAGCCAATAGTGGAGTGTGGACTGTGCGTGGTGAAGATACATATAAAAGGTTTGGGAAGAACAGAAAGTTCTAGTAGCTAATTTTGGACGGTTAGATGGGTTATGATCTAACGGTGAATGATGATTTTGGAAATCAACGGTTGCAATGGGTTCCGCACGTGTATTTCTCACTTTGGGTCGCGGGGGTAGGTGTGGCATCATAATGTCACTGACCAATTAGATACAAGAGAAatggaaattaaattgaaattaagaagATTGAAAATTTGGAAAGGGTGCATTTATTTTGAAGGGAATGAAtcttctcaattgttaaaaaaggTTGAGAGTGTAAAATATGAtctctaattttttattgttctctctcatatttattcttgtctcacttataaaattaatggtgagagatcacattttacttcctcaattgttaaaaaaaaattgagaggatccatttcctaTTTTGAACTATTGGGACGGAGATTCAGAGATTGAAATTTAGTATTATATTTGTTGGCTTAAAATTgatattaaagtttcagtctctattTCCAAATCTCAATATTTCAATACTTTTAAAAATTAGAAACACAAACAATTAAAAATTTGGGATAGAAACTGAAATtttaacaaataatttttttcaaaatatcctTATCCAACTTTTCACATTCCTGATTTTAGCCACACACAACGCAAATAATCCAAAAAATCTCTTCTTTATTTGTTGTTCTTTTTTCCTCTTTGTTGCTCGAAGAACGACTGGTAATATCGTCATTGCGCGCTACGCCAGTTGGCCCCCTCTTCCTTTTTGAATTCTCccctttcctctttttcaaattctgtttTTATTTCTATGAGTGTTTCTCATGTGACTCATGAATCGCCGTCCAGGAGGCTTAGGTTTGAGGTTTGGAGGCGTTGAGGAAAATGTTTTAAGAGAATGGAAAGGGATTCTGATTGTTGGACGTCAATGCCAGTTAGAACCTTTCATTGTTACAGTAATAGCTTGTGATTGTGGGGTTACAGAAGAGATGAAGAGGAGTGTGAGAGCATGCATTGATTTCTTCTATTATGGTTGCTATTGCAGGTTGTGTGGGTTGATTTCATTATTTTAGGAGTTGGGGCTTGTTGTGATGATGTTGAAGAATAAGAGGGGTTAGATGGGTTTAATTAATAAGGGTATTTATTTTGGGGGTTACTTAAAACAGTAATTTAGACTTGAACGTGAGGTTCATGTTTCTTTTGAAACAGCATCCGATTTATGCTGATGTCAAGGTGTCACCATCCAAGTTTCTtgtgaggaggtgggggtggtactTGCCTGACAAGGACTATGAGCAGATTTGTAGTAGATTAAAACTTGAATATACCTGAAAGTATCAGGGTATTTACAGTAGAATAGATAACAACCTTTTAGAGTAGTTTCATATTTAAGGGTGAATAATCGTTCCCTTTTATTAGAGAAGTTGTTGAGATCTTTTTTCTAGATAAATAAGAGATATCTTAGGAGTCAATTACTTATTTATATAAGTGAGACCGAACTCATGTTGATATGTCTGACCTATATAAGGTTAGGTAGAAATAGATCAGAATGATGTCTATATGTTGAGCTTATTCATTTTGAGTCTGGTTAAATTGTAGGTATATAAACAGTATGCAAGAGACTCCGACAAGGACTGTTTGTAGTAGATTGAGACTTGAATATACTTGAAGATATCAGTGTATTTACAGTAGgataaataactattttttagaGTAGTTCCACATTTGAGAGTGAATAATCGTTCCCTTTTACTGGAGAAGTTGTTAAGATCTTCtttttagataaataaaaaataccttaGGAGTCagttacttatttaaataaatgAGACCGAACTCATATTACTGTGTCCAACCTATATGAGGTTaagtaaaaaactaaaaatagatCAAAATGATATTTGTAAGTTGAGCTTATTGATTATTTTGAGTCTGACTAAATTATAGGTATGTAAACAgtatttaagtaattttatttattttagtctttatatttatttaaaaataaataaaatactaatacATAATTCAATCTTATACGTCAGGCCACATCAACACATCAAAAGATGCCTTCGTAATCTCTACCACCAACTTATTTTATTCATTCTATCCACAGTGGAAAATTAAAGAATACCAGTATATTAGTAAAGTACAATAACATATGTaaaaatctatttataatataaaaatttaatttaatttttatctctcaatctttattttttttcaaatgatataaaaaaatttcatGATAGAAATTAgataagtaaaaaaaatatttttgatgttTCATTATTGGATTTTGTGACatcaaaaataactaaaacttatAGGGATAATTTGGTGACAAAACTACCCTCGTTGACGGGCAAGTACATGAACGGGATTGTGACGCGCTTTGTTTTTATAACTAGGAGATTTGTTTCATATAATATTGAATTATTGAAATTGATATTGACATTGATTATTGATGTTTATACTTCGGTGTTCATTGCAAATTTCGAAAGAGTTTAGACCATAATAAAAGTATATATTATTCACGTATTTTATTTGTAGCAGTATGTAATGacgtatgatttttttttatgatattaaaagAAGACACACAACACACTGCCATTGGATGGAGGACGACTGAACTTTGAACTCTGAAGTATGCCGAGGGGGTATTCATGTAATTTGGCCTGAGAAATCGAAAAGGAAAAGGGGCATGGATAATGGAACGTTTTTGGGAAGAAAAAATAAGCGCCCACAGTGTGAACGCATTTTGGCTTGCGAAGATTCCACTGGGGAAATGTTAATCTCACCCGTTGAGGCATGGCTCACCTGCTTGCTCGCGCAATTTTATTGGTTCACACGAGGGAAAGCGGATAATCCGCTGTGGTGCGCTCGCAAAATTCAAAGTTTCAAACAATCAAAATGAGAAAAGGTTTGGATTTTATATTAGAAAAAGTCTAAGAGTGAATTNNNNNNNNNNNNNNNNNNNNNNNNNNNNNNNNNNATATATTTTAGTTAATTGGTTCTAATTAGCTTCACTCCTAATTA contains the following coding sequences:
- the LOC107629166 gene encoding L-ascorbate peroxidase, cytosolic — its product is MGKSYPTVSADYQKAVEKAKKKLRGFIAEKRCAPLMLRLAWHSAGTFDVATKSGGPFGTIKHPSELAHGANAGLDIAVRLLEPIKEQFPTLSYADFYQLAGVVAVEITGGPEIPFHPGREDKPEPPPEGRLPDATKGSDHLRDVFGKAMGLSDQDIVALSGGHTLGAAHKERSGFEGPWTSNPLIFDNSYFKELLSGEKEGLLQLPSDKALLSDPVFRPLVEKYAADEDAFFADYAEAHLKLSELGFADA